One part of the Moorena sp. SIOASIH genome encodes these proteins:
- a CDS encoding PEP-CTERM sorting domain-containing protein, translating into MKLFSSQKNFSKAIPVLGAAGLSAIALLGVAKPAKAFNINKGSDYFQSPAGESGFFFDDIGFVLLDGKPIPGFPGNTDTVVQRKKNAIFDYDGDGFLERTEDTIPIEMTHLSLMGTDAGLDFMVTLDDRDMNEDGMRDNLTTGKMTIRHNINADHTFNDSGIVQGTFDSFLNVFYKVEATPIGGGQKQIFYDNFLIYNIGAEWTHTPSPRELLVRGPIGDHDANCHKENGPGCDPGDFFVVGKVKHYKKDGVKHYKKDGVKHYKEDGVKHYKKDGVKHYKKDGVKHYKEDGVKHYKEDGVKHYKEDGVKHYKEDGVKHYKEDGVKHYKEDGVKHYKEDGVKHYKEDGVKHYKEDGVKHYKEDGVKHYKEDGVKHYKYGIEHYKDQTVGHTTKAVPEPLTILGSGMALVIGGLLKKNHRSRLKKS; encoded by the coding sequence GTGCAGCAGGGTTAAGCGCGATCGCGCTTCTGGGTGTGGCGAAACCTGCGAAGGCTTTCAATATTAACAAAGGCTCTGATTATTTCCAGTCACCAGCTGGTGAATCAGGCTTCTTTTTCGATGACATTGGTTTTGTACTCCTGGATGGTAAACCCATCCCAGGTTTCCCAGGAAACACAGATACCGTTGTACAGCGTAAAAAAAACGCAATTTTTGATTACGATGGAGATGGTTTCCTAGAGAGAACAGAAGATACTATTCCAATTGAAATGACCCATCTATCTTTAATGGGTACAGACGCTGGCTTAGATTTTATGGTAACACTTGACGACCGGGATATGAACGAAGATGGGATGCGGGATAATTTAACAACCGGAAAAATGACGATTCGGCATAATATAAATGCTGATCATACTTTTAATGACAGTGGAATAGTACAGGGAACATTTGATTCCTTCCTCAACGTTTTTTATAAGGTTGAGGCCACTCCGATTGGAGGCGGGCAAAAGCAAATTTTTTACGATAATTTCCTGATTTATAATATTGGTGCTGAGTGGACACATACTCCTTCTCCTAGGGAATTATTAGTCCGTGGGCCTATTGGAGACCACGATGCTAATTGTCATAAAGAAAATGGTCCAGGATGTGATCCTGGAGACTTCTTTGTAGTTGGAAAGGTTAAACACTATAAAAAAGATGGGGTTAAACACTATAAAAAAGATGGTGTAAAACACTATAAAGAAGATGGTGTAAAACACTATAAAAAAGATGGTGTAAAACACTATAAAAAAGATGGTGTAAAACACTATAAAGAAGATGGTGTAAAACACTATAAAGAAGATGGTGTAAAACACTATAAAGAAGATGGTGTAAAACACTATAAAGAAGATGGTGTAAAACACTATAAAGAAGATGGTGTAAAACACTATAAAGAAGATGGTGTAAAACACTATAAAGAAGATGGTGTAAAACACTATAAAGAAGATGGTGTAAAACACTATAAAGAAGATGGTGTAAAACACTATAAAGAAGATGGTGTAAAACACTATAAAGAAGATGGTGTAAAACACTATAAATATGGTATTGAACACTATAAAGATCAGACAGTGGGACATACTACAAAGGCAGTTCCTGAACCATTAACCATTCTTGGTTCTGGGATGGCATTGGTTATTGGTGGATTACTCAAAAAAAA